The Campylobacter hyointestinalis subsp. hyointestinalis nucleotide sequence ATCCATAATAATAAGCGGACTAAAAGAGCTTGAATATAGAGGCTATGATAGCGCTGGAATGGCTATTATGGGTGGTAAATGTTGCAATGATATAAACTATTTTAAATCGGTTGGAAAATTAGAAAATTTGGCAAATAAAATGGAGGGTTTTACAAGTGAGGGGCTAGGCGTAGCCATAGGTCATACTAGGTGGGCTACTCACGGTAAGCCTACTGAGATAAACGCTCATCCGCATCTTGGCGAGTATAGCTTTGTCATACACAACGGTATAATCGAAAACTATAAAGAGCTAAAAGATGAGCTAGAGGCAAAGGGTGTTAAATTTGTAAGTCAAACCGATACCGAAGTCATCGTCCATCTTTTTGAATACTATAATAAAACTGAGAAAACTCCATTTGATGCCTATAAAAAGACTATTTCAAGGCTAAGGGGAGCTTATGCGACTTTGCTAATCACAAAAGCGTGTGAAGGCGAGATATTTTTTGCTAAAAATGCAGCGCCTCTTATCATAGCTAAAAACGGAGATGAGATATATTTTTCAAGCTCAGATGCGCCTCTTATCGGTCTTGCAAAAGACGCTATGTATCTTGAGGACGGTAGTTTTGGTGTAGCAAAACTAGGCGAGATAAAGCTTTTTGATAAAGAAGCAAACGAGCTAAGCCTTAGTTTTTCACCTCTTCCAAAAGATAAAGGTTACGCTAGAAAAGACGGTTTTAGATTTTTTATGGAAAAAGAAATTTATGAGCAAAGCCAAGTTATCGCAGAATGTTTGATGGGTAGGATCAAAGATGATGATATAAACTTAGACATAAAAGAAGATCTGTTTGATGGCATAGATGAGATACTTCTTTGCGCTTGTGGAACTAGCTATCACGCCGCGCTTAGCGCTAGTTATCTGTTTGAGAGAATTTCAAAGATAAGGGCTAAGGTCGAGATCGCAAGTGAGTTTAGATATAAAGATCCGCTTTTAAGTAAGAAGTCGCTTTTTATCGTTATATCCCAAAGTGGAGAGACTGCAGATACGCTTGAGGCGCTTAAAATAGCTAAAAATGCGGGGCTTAAAACTATGGCGATTTGCAATGTAGATAACTCAAGCATAGTCAGACTTGCTGGTGATGTTATCTTAACTAGAGCAGGTATAGAAAAAGGGGTAGCTAGTACAAAAGCATTTGCTACTCAAGTAGTTTGCCTATGGCTCTTAGCTTTAAAACTCGCAAAATATAGAAAAGCTATAGATACAAAAACATTAGAAGCTGAGATAAAAGCGCTTAGAAACATTCCTAGTATTGTGCATTTTGATACAAGCTTACAAGAGAGAATTCATCGTTTAGCTAAGCATTATTTACACGGTCATGGATTTTTCTTTATCGGTAGAGATATATTTTATCCACTTGCTCTTGAGGGGG carries:
- the glmS gene encoding glutamine--fructose-6-phosphate transaminase (isomerizing), with the translated sequence MCGIVGYIGNKEKKSIIISGLKELEYRGYDSAGMAIMGGKCCNDINYFKSVGKLENLANKMEGFTSEGLGVAIGHTRWATHGKPTEINAHPHLGEYSFVIHNGIIENYKELKDELEAKGVKFVSQTDTEVIVHLFEYYNKTEKTPFDAYKKTISRLRGAYATLLITKACEGEIFFAKNAAPLIIAKNGDEIYFSSSDAPLIGLAKDAMYLEDGSFGVAKLGEIKLFDKEANELSLSFSPLPKDKGYARKDGFRFFMEKEIYEQSQVIAECLMGRIKDDDINLDIKEDLFDGIDEILLCACGTSYHAALSASYLFERISKIRAKVEIASEFRYKDPLLSKKSLFIVISQSGETADTLEALKIAKNAGLKTMAICNVDNSSIVRLAGDVILTRAGIEKGVASTKAFATQVVCLWLLALKLAKYRKAIDTKTLEAEIKALRNIPSIVHFDTSLQERIHRLAKHYLHGHGFFFIGRDIFYPLALEGALKLKEISYLHAEGYPAGEMKHGPIALADTGLYTIALLPKTLLYEKTKSNVEELAARDAFITAISPLPFELSDDFIQTNLYEHPMSEFFEMMIVLQLFALEISVRLGNDVDMPRNLAKSVTVE